In the genome of bacterium, the window CGCAGGAGTCCCCGGAAGCCTTGCAAACCTAACCAAGGCAGGCTTGGAGTCCGTCACACGAGCCCTAGCCATTGAATTTGCGGCCGAGGGTATTCGCTTCAATGCCATTGCGCCCGGTGTTGTAAACACACCGATGAATCCCGTCGAAGCGCATGAATTTCTTAGGCAGCTGAGTCCACTGAAGCGGCTAGCCGAAGTTGGAGAAGTGGCCGACTTGCTGCTTTATCTGGAGTCTGCTCAATTTGTCAACGGCGAAGTAGTCCATCTGGATGGTGGGGCACATGCTGGCAAGTGGTAATGCAAGGAAATCCTGGAGGTCCACCAGAGTCGCACAACAACTAGGCATCGATTACCCCATCATCCAAGCGCCATTTGGCGGACTGCCGTCGCAGCGTCTGACTGCAACCGTATCCAACTTGGGAGGGCTCGGCTCGCTGGGAGCGGTCACACTTGGCAGTTCAGCGATTAGCGAGGTCATTGCTGAGATCCGCGGTTTGACAAGCAAACCCTTCGCCATCAATCTAGGACGAACTGCGCAGCGTCAACGCGCACATCGAGATGTTGCTGCGGCAGGCGTTGGCCGGGGCGGGTCGGTTGCCGAGGAACGTGGGGGACCCGCCGCGACGGGGTCGACCGCCGCGGACGGAAAACCCGGCCCCCGTAAGCGGGCCGGCCGGTTCCGTCGAACCCCTGAGTGCGCATACGTTTCAGCTGTGGAGGTGGCCCGATGCCCATGAATTGCAGCCTGGACGACCGGCAACGTGAACTCCAAGCCCGTGCCCGGCGGTTCGCCGTCGACGTCCTGCGGGAGGCGAGGACCGCCGAGAACCTGCCGACCCCGGAGGAACGCTTCGCGGCGACCAAGCCGGCGTACGAACGGATGATCGCGGACGGCTACCTGCGCCTGTGCATCCCGGAATCAGTCGGTGGCGACGGCCGGTCGTTGGTGGACACGGCGCTGGTGTACGAGGAGCTGTACACGGAAAACGCGAGCGTCGCGCTGACCCTG includes:
- a CDS encoding acyl-CoA dehydrogenase family protein yields the protein MPMNCSLDDRQRELQARARRFAVDVLREARTAENLPTPEERFAATKPAYERMIADGYLRLCIPESVGGDGRSLVDTALVYEELYTENASVALTL